The Cohnella abietis genome has a segment encoding these proteins:
- a CDS encoding ROK family transcriptional regulator, translating into MKGANNRRIKSMNLSTVLQYIRNQGQISKAELAEKTHLSFTAVTNIIEKLLSYQVICTSGYDESSGGRKPLLYKLDKDRFYSVGLHLSLSRIHVAILDIEGNVYAKYETKTNGDALQTNAIIAQLISCIEEAIMQSKVSRSKILGIGMGIPGPLNPFEGVVLSPPNMKGLEGVHLKQIISDHFQLETFIEKDADLIALGEFLNGAGQGNQNVFYLDADIGIGSGLIVNSKLYHGFPYGAGEVGHGTINIDGPRCNCGNYGCLEAVASGLAIVRRAGEEIRRGADASFRDQYLQDENSVTIYTILDAANDGDQLSIQLLRESARYVSIAIGNVINLLMPEIVIIGGTLTHKYTPYFDQIKEMALSRIFSSFAHNIQIKKSELEMFSGAIGAAMHILENFFNKDLEEWPESLQL; encoded by the coding sequence ATGAAAGGTGCAAACAATCGGCGGATCAAAAGCATGAACCTTTCTACGGTTCTTCAATATATTCGAAATCAAGGACAGATTTCCAAAGCGGAGTTAGCGGAGAAGACCCACTTAAGCTTTACGGCAGTAACTAACATTATTGAAAAGCTGCTCTCTTACCAGGTCATCTGCACAAGTGGCTATGACGAATCGTCTGGGGGCAGGAAGCCTCTTCTGTATAAGCTTGATAAAGATCGGTTTTATTCGGTAGGTCTTCACCTAAGCCTTTCTCGGATTCATGTGGCGATATTGGATATAGAAGGAAACGTGTACGCGAAATACGAGACGAAGACGAATGGGGACGCATTGCAGACCAATGCCATTATCGCTCAGTTAATTTCCTGCATTGAAGAAGCGATCATGCAATCGAAGGTGAGTAGAAGTAAAATTCTCGGAATTGGCATGGGAATACCGGGACCTCTGAACCCATTCGAAGGAGTCGTGTTATCACCGCCCAATATGAAGGGGTTAGAGGGAGTCCATCTCAAACAAATCATTTCAGATCATTTCCAGCTGGAGACGTTTATTGAGAAAGACGCTGATTTAATCGCACTTGGGGAATTCTTGAATGGAGCAGGCCAAGGAAACCAAAATGTCTTCTATTTGGACGCGGATATAGGGATTGGTAGCGGTTTGATTGTGAATAGCAAGCTTTACCATGGATTTCCCTACGGCGCTGGCGAAGTTGGACACGGCACGATTAACATTGATGGACCTCGCTGTAATTGTGGCAATTACGGCTGCTTGGAAGCGGTCGCCTCTGGACTTGCGATTGTACGCCGGGCGGGAGAAGAAATACGTCGGGGAGCGGATGCCTCCTTCAGGGACCAATATCTCCAGGACGAGAATTCCGTTACTATATATACGATATTGGATGCTGCCAACGATGGAGACCAACTCTCTATTCAACTGCTCAGGGAATCCGCCAGATATGTCAGCATTGCCATCGGCAATGTGATTAATTTGCTCATGCCGGAAATCGTCATTATCGGTGGAACGCTTACGCATAAATACACTCCATACTTTGATCAGATTAAAGAGATGGCTCTAAGCCGTATCTTTTCTTCCTTCGCGCACAATATCCAGATTAAGAAATCGGAGCTTGAGATGTTCAGTGGTGCGATTGGTGCCGCGATGCATATATTAGAAAACTTTTTCAACAAAGATCTTGAAGAGTGGCCGGAGTCTCTTCAATTGTAG
- a CDS encoding D-sedoheptulose-7-phosphate isomerase, which yields MNNHLQALQTKYPELQECLPDIQQSFSLMETCYRHYGKVLVAGNGGSAADSEHIVGELMKGFMLTRPVPQSFRHHFTQLFPEESEEVCNGLQGALPAISLVSHSALMTAYSNDVDSDMVFAQQVYGYGKEDDVFLGLSTSGNSRNIIRALQIAKAKGMKTVGLTGSSGGKMKALCDVTITVPYHQTPDVQERHLPIYHTLCIMLEEVFFGR from the coding sequence ATGAATAATCATCTACAAGCTCTCCAAACTAAGTATCCGGAATTGCAGGAATGTCTTCCAGACATTCAACAATCCTTTAGTCTCATGGAAACCTGCTATCGGCATTATGGTAAGGTACTGGTCGCTGGGAATGGGGGAAGCGCAGCGGATAGCGAACATATTGTCGGGGAATTGATGAAAGGCTTTATGCTAACGCGTCCGGTTCCGCAATCTTTCAGGCATCATTTTACACAGCTGTTTCCAGAAGAATCTGAAGAGGTTTGTAATGGATTGCAAGGAGCCTTACCTGCCATTTCACTGGTCAGCCATAGCGCTCTTATGACGGCATACTCTAATGATGTCGATTCCGATATGGTTTTCGCACAGCAGGTGTACGGTTATGGCAAAGAAGATGATGTATTTTTGGGTCTTAGCACCTCAGGAAACTCTCGCAATATCATTCGAGCTCTTCAAATCGCTAAAGCAAAAGGAATGAAAACCGTTGGTTTAACAGGGAGCTCGGGAGGTAAGATGAAGGCGTTATGCGATGTCACGATCACAGTCCCCTACCATCAAACACCGGATGTTCAAGAGCGGCATCTTCCTATCTATCATACTTTGTGCATCATGCTTGAGGAGGTATTTTTCGGACGATGA